In a genomic window of Gossypium arboreum isolate Shixiya-1 chromosome 9, ASM2569848v2, whole genome shotgun sequence:
- the LOC108457285 gene encoding protein COFACTOR ASSEMBLY OF COMPLEX C SUBUNIT B CCB2, chloroplastic isoform X1, translated as MTSLTTKTLLLNPLIQLKTPLPLKFRPKIASISARLDNSQQQMNLSVLRFTLGIPGLDESYLPRWIGYGFGSLLILNHLLGSDSISAAQLRTEALGLSLAAFSITLPYLGKFLKGAAPMDQTTLPEGAEQIFVMSENVSIAQKEALAWATYVLLRNTNTTSVLILTQGELCIRGYWNFPDGVSKDNVLDWFKSNIEETGLSDLTDTLYFPQTADAEFWNILPQGTRSVLVQPVLLGPNPSTNDMGNIEGFFLLASSMRYAYNEKDRAWIRAVSNKLRSKN; from the exons ATGACAAGTCTAACGACTAAAACCCTGCTTTTAAATCCGTTAATTCAGTTGAAAACCCCCCTCCCTCTCAAATTTCGCCCCAAAATCGCATCAATCTCCGCTCGTCTGGACAATTCCCAGCAACAAATGAATCTCTCTGTTCTTAGATTCACTTTGGGTATTCCTGGATTGGACGAATCCTATTTACCTAGATGGATCGGATACGGGTTCGGTTCCCTTCTCATATTGAACCATTTGCTTGGATCCGACTCCATTTCCGCTGCGCAGCTG AGAACGGAGGCTTTAGGTCTATCTTTGGCTGCCTTTTCAATTACACTTCCTTACCTTGGTAAATTTCTCAag GGTGCAGCTCCAATGGATCAAACGACTCTGCCTGAAGGTGCTGagcaaatctttgttatgtcagaAAATGTGTCGATTGCACAAAAAGAGGCTTTAGCTTGGGCAACATATGTTTTATTGCGAAATACCAACACCACCTCTGTG TTGATATTAACGCAAGGTGAATTATGTATACGTGGATATTGGAATTTTCCTGATGGTGTATCAAAAGATAATGTACTTGATTGGTTTAAAAGTAATATAGAAGAAACCGGTCTCTCTGATTTGACAGACACCCTTTATTTCCCTCAAACTGCAG ATGCTGAATTTTGGAATATACTTCCTCAGGGGACTCGGTCTGTCTTGGTACAACCAGTGCTACTCGGTCCTAATCCAAGCACGAATGACATGGGGAATATTGAAGGTTTTTTCCTGTTGGCTTCAAGCATGAGATATGCATATAACGAGAAGGACAGAGCCTGGATAAGAGCTGTTTCGAACAAACTTAGAAGTAAGAACTAA
- the LOC108457284 gene encoding dihydrodipicolinate reductase-like protein CRR1, chloroplastic isoform X1, whose protein sequence is MATLSCQFHLAIHRLPCKARVRPCFSCSVQPSQSNIKVVINGAAKEIGRAAVIAVTKARGMEVAGAVDSYCVGEDIGKVCDMEEPLEIPIMNDLTMVLGSISQSKETGVVVDFTQPSAVYDNVKQATAFGLRSVVYVPRITVDTISALSAFCEKASMGCLVAPTLSIGSILLQQAAISASFHYNNVEIVESRAHATDLPSPDAIQIANNLSNLGQIYNREDLSTDVSARGQVLGEDGVRVHSMVLPGLPSSTTVYFSGPGEVYTIKHDITDVQCLMPGLLLAIRKVARLKRIQFQQHLVYGLEKFL, encoded by the exons ATGGCGACCTTGAGCTGCCAGTTTCATCTTGCTATCCATCGACTTCCTTGCAAAGCCAGAGTTAGGCCTTGCTTCTCTTGCTCAGTGCAACCCTCTCAAAGCAATATTAAG GTTGTTATAAATGGAGCAGCAAAGGAAATAGGAAGGGCTGCAGTAATTGCAGTGACTAAAGCTAGAGGAATGGAGGTAGCCGGTGCAGTGGATTCCTATTGTGTGGGAGAAGATATAGGAAAG GTGTGTGACATGGAAGAGCCTCTAGAAATTCCTATCATGAATGATCTCACTATGGTTTTAGGTTCGATATCTCAG TCAAAAGAGACAGGAGTCGTTGTTGATTTCACTCAGCCTTCAGCAGTTTATGACAACGTAAAACAG GCAACAGCATTCGGTCTGAGAAGTGTGGTTTATGTGCCTCGGATTACGGTTGACACAATATCAGCATTATCTGCATTTTGCGAGAAAGCCAGCATG GGTTGCCTAGTTGCACCAACTCTGTCCATAGGATCTATTCTCCTCCAGCAAGCTGCCATTTCAGCTTCCTTCCACTACAACAATGTAGAAATTGTTGAATCAAGGGCGCATGCAACA GATCTTCCCTCACCAGATGCCATCCAGATTGCCAACAACCTCTCTAACCTTGGTCAGATCTACAACAGAGAAGACCTTTCAACAGATGTTTCG GCAAGGGGTCAAGTCCTAGGTGAAGATGGTGTGCGTGTTCATAGCATGGTCCTTCCTGGGCTTCCATCTAGTACAACAGTTTACTTCTCTGGACCAGGAGAG GTCTACACCATCAAACATGATATCACAGATGTGCAGTGCCTCATGCCAGGCTTACTCTTGGCTATTAGAAAGGTTGCCCGACTCAAG CGCATACAATTTCAACAGCATCTAGTGTATGGCCTGGAGAAATTTCTGTAG
- the LOC108457284 gene encoding dihydrodipicolinate reductase-like protein CRR1, chloroplastic isoform X2 has translation MATLSCQFHLAIHRLPCKARVRPCFSCSVQPSQSNIKVVINGAAKEIGRAAVIAVTKARGMEVAGAVDSYCVGEDIGKVCDMEEPLEIPIMNDLTMVLGSISQSKETGVVVDFTQPSAVYDNVKQATAFGLRSVVYVPRITVDTISALSAFCEKASMGCLVAPTLSIGSILLQQAAISASFHYNNVEIVESRAHATDLPSPDAIQIANNLSNLGQIYNREDLSTDVSARGQVLGEDGVRVHSMVLPGLPSSTTVYFSGPGEVYTIKHDITDVQCLMPGLLLAIRKVARLKHLVYGLEKFL, from the exons ATGGCGACCTTGAGCTGCCAGTTTCATCTTGCTATCCATCGACTTCCTTGCAAAGCCAGAGTTAGGCCTTGCTTCTCTTGCTCAGTGCAACCCTCTCAAAGCAATATTAAG GTTGTTATAAATGGAGCAGCAAAGGAAATAGGAAGGGCTGCAGTAATTGCAGTGACTAAAGCTAGAGGAATGGAGGTAGCCGGTGCAGTGGATTCCTATTGTGTGGGAGAAGATATAGGAAAG GTGTGTGACATGGAAGAGCCTCTAGAAATTCCTATCATGAATGATCTCACTATGGTTTTAGGTTCGATATCTCAG TCAAAAGAGACAGGAGTCGTTGTTGATTTCACTCAGCCTTCAGCAGTTTATGACAACGTAAAACAG GCAACAGCATTCGGTCTGAGAAGTGTGGTTTATGTGCCTCGGATTACGGTTGACACAATATCAGCATTATCTGCATTTTGCGAGAAAGCCAGCATG GGTTGCCTAGTTGCACCAACTCTGTCCATAGGATCTATTCTCCTCCAGCAAGCTGCCATTTCAGCTTCCTTCCACTACAACAATGTAGAAATTGTTGAATCAAGGGCGCATGCAACA GATCTTCCCTCACCAGATGCCATCCAGATTGCCAACAACCTCTCTAACCTTGGTCAGATCTACAACAGAGAAGACCTTTCAACAGATGTTTCG GCAAGGGGTCAAGTCCTAGGTGAAGATGGTGTGCGTGTTCATAGCATGGTCCTTCCTGGGCTTCCATCTAGTACAACAGTTTACTTCTCTGGACCAGGAGAG GTCTACACCATCAAACATGATATCACAGATGTGCAGTGCCTCATGCCAGGCTTACTCTTGGCTATTAGAAAGGTTGCCCGACTCAAG CATCTAGTGTATGGCCTGGAGAAATTTCTGTAG
- the LOC108457285 gene encoding protein COFACTOR ASSEMBLY OF COMPLEX C SUBUNIT B CCB2, chloroplastic isoform X2, with the protein MTSLTTKTLLLNPLIQLKTPLPLKFRPKIASISARLDNSQQQMNLSVLRFTLGIPGLDESYLPRWIGYGFGSLLILNHLLGSDSISAAQLRTEALGLSLAAFSITLPYLGKFLKGAAPMDQTTLPEGAEQIFVMSENVSIAQKEALAWATYVLLRNTNTTSVLILTQGELCIRGYWNFPDGVSKDNVLDWFKSNIEETGLSDLTDTLYFPQTAGDSVCLGTTSATRS; encoded by the exons ATGACAAGTCTAACGACTAAAACCCTGCTTTTAAATCCGTTAATTCAGTTGAAAACCCCCCTCCCTCTCAAATTTCGCCCCAAAATCGCATCAATCTCCGCTCGTCTGGACAATTCCCAGCAACAAATGAATCTCTCTGTTCTTAGATTCACTTTGGGTATTCCTGGATTGGACGAATCCTATTTACCTAGATGGATCGGATACGGGTTCGGTTCCCTTCTCATATTGAACCATTTGCTTGGATCCGACTCCATTTCCGCTGCGCAGCTG AGAACGGAGGCTTTAGGTCTATCTTTGGCTGCCTTTTCAATTACACTTCCTTACCTTGGTAAATTTCTCAag GGTGCAGCTCCAATGGATCAAACGACTCTGCCTGAAGGTGCTGagcaaatctttgttatgtcagaAAATGTGTCGATTGCACAAAAAGAGGCTTTAGCTTGGGCAACATATGTTTTATTGCGAAATACCAACACCACCTCTGTG TTGATATTAACGCAAGGTGAATTATGTATACGTGGATATTGGAATTTTCCTGATGGTGTATCAAAAGATAATGTACTTGATTGGTTTAAAAGTAATATAGAAGAAACCGGTCTCTCTGATTTGACAGACACCCTTTATTTCCCTCAAACTGCAG GGGACTCGGTCTGTCTTGGTACAACCAGTGCTACTCGGTCCTAA